Proteins co-encoded in one Euleptes europaea isolate rEulEur1 chromosome 1, rEulEur1.hap1, whole genome shotgun sequence genomic window:
- the LOC130487305 gene encoding zinc finger protein 182-like yields MMQPGNQLCLVPSDEKAFNELQQPLEQNSPGVPEEGFKPGSDFVNHKIAQAQEVMYQCTECGKNLSRKDHLKRHQEIHSRKKKPHQCSYCGKCFRQRSDLVFHERIHTGEKPLKCSICGKNFRSTCQLIVHERIHTREKPYKCSACGKSFSQNANLTVHQRTHTGEKPYKCSTSEKTFIQKSHLMKHERTHTREKACKCLASFEISFLN; encoded by the coding sequence ATGATGCAACCAGGCAACCAACTCTGCTTGGTCCCTTCAGATGAGAAGGCCTTCAATGAACTTCAACAGCCGCTTGAGCAAAATTCACCTGGCGTGCCTGAGGAGGGTTTTAAGCCAGGATCTGATTTTGTTAATCACAAGATCGCCCAGGCTCAGGAGGTGATGTACCAATGCACCGAGTGTGGGAAGAACCTGAGTCGCAAAGACCACTTGAAGAGACATCAAGAGATCCACAGCAGGAAGAAGAAACCCCACCAGTGCTCGTATTGTGGGAAGTGCTTCCGGCAGAGGTCAGACCTGGTTTTTCACGAGAGGatccacacgggagagaaaccgCTCAAGTGCTCTATTTGCGGGAAGAACTTCAGAAGCACCTGCCAGTTGATTGTCCACGAGAGGATCCACACCCGGGAGAAACCGTACAAGTGTTCTGCCTGCGGCAAGAGCTTCAGCCAGAATGCAAACCTCACTGTCCACCAAAGGACCCACACGGGCGAGAAGCCCTACAAATGCTCCACCAGTGAGAAGACTTTCATTCAGAAGTCACACCTCATGAAACATGAGAGAACCCACACCAGAGAGAAGGCGTGCAAGTGTTTAGCTTCCTTTGAAATTAGCTTCTTAAATTGA